A genomic region of Alnus glutinosa chromosome 11, dhAlnGlut1.1, whole genome shotgun sequence contains the following coding sequences:
- the LOC133882264 gene encoding purple acid phosphatase-like isoform X1 has product MGVQGKMKMGLLGSFSSCSSLVAVILVLNVAVVCNGGMTSHFVRKVEKTLDMPLDSDVFQIPPGYNAPQQVHITQGDLVGKAVIVSWVTVDEPGSSNVIYWSENSKEKKQAKGKVVTYKFYNYTSGFIHHTTIRKLKFNTKYYYEVGIGHTPRQFWFITPPEVGPDVPYTFGLIGDLGQSFDSNRTLTHYELNPHKGKAVLFVGDLSYADNYPNHDNVRWDTWGRFVERSVAYQPWIWTAGNHELDFAPEIGENKPFKPYTHRYHVPYKASNSTAPFWYSIKRASAYIIVLASYSAYGKYTPQYKWLEEELPKVDRTETPWLIVLMHSPWYNSYNYHYMEGETMRVMFEPWFVKYKVDVVFAGHVHAYERSERVSNVAYNVVNGICTPVKDQSAPVYITIGDGGNLEGLATNMTEPQPAYSAYREASFGHAIFDIKNRTHAYYGWHRNQDGYAVEADVLWFFNRNWNPVDDSSNNQS; this is encoded by the exons ATGGGTGTGCAGGGCAAGATGAAGATGGGTCTGCTgggttcattttcttcttgttcttctttggtggcagtgattttggttttgaatgTGGCGGTGGTGTGTAATGGAGGGATGACAAGCCATTTTGTGAGGAAAGTTGAGAAGACTTTGGATATGCCTCTTGATAGTGATGTCTTTCAAATTCCTCCTGGCTATAATGCACCTCAACAG GTTCATATAACCCAAGGAGACCTTGTGGGGAAGGCAGTGATCGTTTCATGGGTGACTGTGGATGAACCGGGTTCGAGTAACGTGATTTATTGGAGTGAAAATAGCAAGGAAAAGAAACAGGCCAAAGGCAAAGTTGTTACCTATAAGTTCTACAATTACACTTCTGGTTTCATTCATCACACAACTATCAGAAAGTTGAAG TTCAACACCAAATATTACTATGAGGTTGGGATTGGACACACTCCACGACAGTTCTGGTTTATAACTCCCCCTGAAGTTGGCCCTGATGTGCCTTATACATTTGGTCTCATAG GGGATCTTGGTCAGAGTTTTGATTCAAATAGGACACTTACTCATTATGAGTTAAATCCACACAAAGGGAAAGCAGTGCTTTTTGTCGGGGACCTCTCTTATGCAGATAACTATCCAAATCATGACAATGTTAGATGGGATACATGGGGAAGGTTCGTTGAGAGAAGCGTCGCTTATCAACCATGGATATGGACTGCAGGGAATCATGAGCTTGATTTTGCCCCAGAGATT GGGGAAAACAAACCTTTTAAGCCTTATACCCATCGTTATCATGTGCCTTATAAAGCTTCAAACAGTACTGCTCCCTTTTGGTATTCAATCAAGAGAGCTTCAGCTTACATCATAGTCTTAGCTTCGTACTCAGCATATG gtaAATATACCCCTCAATACAAATGGCTTGAAGAAGAACTACCAAAAGTTGACAGGACTGAGACACCCTGGTTGATCGTTCTTATGCATTCCCCATGGTATAATAGCTATAACTATCATTATATGGAGGGGGAAACCATGAGAGTAATGTTTGAGCCATGGTTTGTGAAGTACAAAGTTGATGTGGTATTTGCTGGTCATGTTCACGCCTATGAACGATCT GAACGAGTATCCAACGTTGCATACAATGTTGTAAATGGTATTTGTACTCCTGTAAAGGATCAATCAGCACCTGTATACATAACCATTGGCGATGGAGGGAATCTTGAAGGCTTAGCAACCAA CATGACGGAACCACAGCCGGCATACTCGGCTTATCGTGAGGCGAGTTTTGGTCATGCCATATTCGATATTAAGAACCGAACCCATGCTTATTACGGTTGGCACCGTAATCAAGATGGATATGCAGTGGAAGCAGATGTTTTGTGGTTTTTCAACAGAAACTGGAATCCAGTTGATGATTCCTCAAATAACCAATCATGA
- the LOC133882264 gene encoding purple acid phosphatase-like isoform X2 → MKMGLLGSFSSCSSLVAVILVLNVAVVCNGGMTSHFVRKVEKTLDMPLDSDVFQIPPGYNAPQQVHITQGDLVGKAVIVSWVTVDEPGSSNVIYWSENSKEKKQAKGKVVTYKFYNYTSGFIHHTTIRKLKFNTKYYYEVGIGHTPRQFWFITPPEVGPDVPYTFGLIGDLGQSFDSNRTLTHYELNPHKGKAVLFVGDLSYADNYPNHDNVRWDTWGRFVERSVAYQPWIWTAGNHELDFAPEIGENKPFKPYTHRYHVPYKASNSTAPFWYSIKRASAYIIVLASYSAYGKYTPQYKWLEEELPKVDRTETPWLIVLMHSPWYNSYNYHYMEGETMRVMFEPWFVKYKVDVVFAGHVHAYERSERVSNVAYNVVNGICTPVKDQSAPVYITIGDGGNLEGLATNMTEPQPAYSAYREASFGHAIFDIKNRTHAYYGWHRNQDGYAVEADVLWFFNRNWNPVDDSSNNQS, encoded by the exons ATGAAGATGGGTCTGCTgggttcattttcttcttgttcttctttggtggcagtgattttggttttgaatgTGGCGGTGGTGTGTAATGGAGGGATGACAAGCCATTTTGTGAGGAAAGTTGAGAAGACTTTGGATATGCCTCTTGATAGTGATGTCTTTCAAATTCCTCCTGGCTATAATGCACCTCAACAG GTTCATATAACCCAAGGAGACCTTGTGGGGAAGGCAGTGATCGTTTCATGGGTGACTGTGGATGAACCGGGTTCGAGTAACGTGATTTATTGGAGTGAAAATAGCAAGGAAAAGAAACAGGCCAAAGGCAAAGTTGTTACCTATAAGTTCTACAATTACACTTCTGGTTTCATTCATCACACAACTATCAGAAAGTTGAAG TTCAACACCAAATATTACTATGAGGTTGGGATTGGACACACTCCACGACAGTTCTGGTTTATAACTCCCCCTGAAGTTGGCCCTGATGTGCCTTATACATTTGGTCTCATAG GGGATCTTGGTCAGAGTTTTGATTCAAATAGGACACTTACTCATTATGAGTTAAATCCACACAAAGGGAAAGCAGTGCTTTTTGTCGGGGACCTCTCTTATGCAGATAACTATCCAAATCATGACAATGTTAGATGGGATACATGGGGAAGGTTCGTTGAGAGAAGCGTCGCTTATCAACCATGGATATGGACTGCAGGGAATCATGAGCTTGATTTTGCCCCAGAGATT GGGGAAAACAAACCTTTTAAGCCTTATACCCATCGTTATCATGTGCCTTATAAAGCTTCAAACAGTACTGCTCCCTTTTGGTATTCAATCAAGAGAGCTTCAGCTTACATCATAGTCTTAGCTTCGTACTCAGCATATG gtaAATATACCCCTCAATACAAATGGCTTGAAGAAGAACTACCAAAAGTTGACAGGACTGAGACACCCTGGTTGATCGTTCTTATGCATTCCCCATGGTATAATAGCTATAACTATCATTATATGGAGGGGGAAACCATGAGAGTAATGTTTGAGCCATGGTTTGTGAAGTACAAAGTTGATGTGGTATTTGCTGGTCATGTTCACGCCTATGAACGATCT GAACGAGTATCCAACGTTGCATACAATGTTGTAAATGGTATTTGTACTCCTGTAAAGGATCAATCAGCACCTGTATACATAACCATTGGCGATGGAGGGAATCTTGAAGGCTTAGCAACCAA CATGACGGAACCACAGCCGGCATACTCGGCTTATCGTGAGGCGAGTTTTGGTCATGCCATATTCGATATTAAGAACCGAACCCATGCTTATTACGGTTGGCACCGTAATCAAGATGGATATGCAGTGGAAGCAGATGTTTTGTGGTTTTTCAACAGAAACTGGAATCCAGTTGATGATTCCTCAAATAACCAATCATGA